Within Pseudomonas cichorii, the genomic segment AGTCGTGAAGGTCAGACCGGTGCTCGTGATCGTCAGGCGATTGGTTTTGCGACCATCAGGGCTGGCGATATCGTGGGTGACCATACGGTCTTGTTCGCCGCTGATGGCGAGCGCGTGGAAATCACCCACAAGGCATCCAGCCGGATGACGTTTGCCAAGGGAGCCGTCCGGGCTGCCATGTGGCTCGATGGTAGGGCTCCTGGTCTTTATGACATGCAGGACGTGCTGGAGCTGCGTTGATTGTGAGTGCCGGATTCAGCCTTGTCGCATTCCGTGGGTTTTCGGGCTCATTGGTGGTAGACCAAAAAAGGCTTTTTCTGTAAGCTACAGCTTTAGTGTGTCCACTAAAAGCGCGCAGATGAATCTATAAGAAAGCGGGGTGACGTATCTACGTCATTCCGCTTTTTTGCAACCTGCGAACGCCCTTTCAGGCTTTATTTACGGGAGGTCTTCTTGACTAAGCCAGCCATACTTGCCCTTGCTGATGGCAGCATTTTTCGCGGCGAAGCCATTGGAGCCGACGGCCAGACCGTTGGTGAGGTGGTGTTCAACACCGCAATGACCGGCTATCAGGAAATCCTTACCGATCCTTCCTATGCCCAGCAAATCGTTACTCTGACTTACCCGCACATCGGCAACACAGGCACCACGCCTGAAGACGCCGAGTCGAATCGCGTCTGGTCCGCAGGCCTGGTTATCCGTGACCTGCCTCTGGTCTCCAGCAACTGGCGTAACAAGCAGCCTCTGGACGAATACCTCAAGGCCAACAACGTTGTTGCCATCGCAGGTATCGATACCCGCCGTCTGACCCGCATCCTGCGTGAGAAAGGTGCTCAGAACGGCTGCATCATCGCCGGTGACAACATTTCCGAAGAGGCCGCAATCGCAGCCGCTCGCGGCTTCCCGGGCCTCAAGGGCATGGACCTGGCCAAGGAAGTCAGCACCAAGGAAAGCTACGAGTGGCGTTCCAGCGTCTGGAGCCTGAAAACCGACAGCCACCCTGAAATCGCCGCTGCCGAGCTGCCGTACCACGTCGTGGCCTACGACTACGGCGTCAAGGTCAATATCCTGCGCATGCTGGTCGAGCGCGGTTGCCGCGTTACTGTTGTTCCGGCGCAAACGCCTGCCAGCGATGTACTGGCCTACAGCCCAGACGGTGTTTTCCTGTCCAACGGCCCTGGCGACCCAGAGCCATGCGACTACGCCATCAAGGCCATCAAGGAAGTCCTGGAAACCGAGATTCCGGTTTTCGGTATCTGCCTGGGTCACCAGTTGCTGGCTCTGGCTTCCGGCGCCAAGACGGTAAAAATGGGTCACGGCCACCACGGTGCCAACCACCCGGTCCAGGATCTGGACACCGGCGTCGTCATGATCACCAGCCAGAACCACGGTTTTGCGGTTGATGAATCGACTCTGCCGAGCAACGTTCGCGCTATCCACAAGTCGCTGTTTGACGGCACCCTGCAAGGTATCGAGCGCACCGACAAGAGCGCCTTCAGCTTCCAGGGTCACCCTGAAGCAAGTCCGGGTCCAAATGACGTGGCTCCCCTGTTTGACCGCTTTATCGAAGCCATGGCCAAGCGACGCTGACCGGCTGCCTTGAGAATGTAGTAAGCACGTGCCCAGGGTGGCCCCGGATAATGAATCCGGTTGTCGCCACCCAGGTCACCGCAAAGAAATGTTCAAGACGGCTTGCCGACTGACCTACGGATTTGAGTGACAACCCCATGCCAAAACGTACAGATATTAAAAGCATCCTGATTCTCGGCGCCGGTCCTATCGTGATCGGTCAGGCCTGTGAATTCGACTACTCCGGCGCCCAGGCCTGCAAGGCACTGCGCGAAGAGGGTTACCGCGTCATCCTGGTGAACTCCAACCCGGCGACCATCATGACCGACCCGGCCATGGCCGACGCGACCTACATCGAGCCGATCAAGTGGCAGACCGTTGCCAAGATCATCGAAAAAGAGCGTCCGGATGCAGTACTGCCTACCATGGGCGGCCAGACTGCACTGAACTGCGCACTGGATCTGGAGCGCGAAGGCGTTCTGGAGAAGTTCGGCGTTGAAATGATCGGCGCCAATGCCGACACCATCGACAAGGCCGAAGACCGTTCGCGTTTCGACAAGGCCATGAAATCCATCGGTCTGGAATGCCCGCGCTCCGGCATTGCCCACACTATGGAAGAAGCCAACGCAGTTCTCGAAAAACTGGGCTTCCCTTGCATCATCCGTCCATCGTTCACCATGGGCGGCACCGGTGGCGGTATCGCCTACAACCGTGAAGAGTTCGAAGAAATCTGCGCTCGTGGTCTGGATCTTTCGCCGACCAAAGAGCTGCTGATCGACGAATCGCTGATCGGCTGGAAAGAGTACGAAATGGAAGTTGTCCGCGACAAGAAGGACAACTGCATCATCGTCTGCTCCATCGAAAACTTCGACCCGATGGGTGTGCACACCGGTGACTCGATCACTGTTGCGCCAGCACAGACCCTGACGGACAAGGAATACCAGATCCTGCGTAACGCCTCCCTGGCTGTTCTGCGCGAGATCGGCGTCGAAACCGGCGGTTCCAACGTGCAGTTCGGTATCTGCCCGGACACTGGCCGCATGGTCGTGATCGAGATGAACCCACGGGTTTCCCGCTCCTCCGCGCTGGCCTCCAAGGCTACCGGTTTCCCGATTGCCAAGGTCGCTGCCAAACTGGCGGTCGGCTACACCCTCGACGAACTGCAGAACGACATCACCGGTGGCAAGACCCCGGCGTCCTTCGAGCCGTCCATCGACTACGTCGTGACCAAGCTGCCGCGCTTTGCCTTCGAGAAGTTCTCCAAGGCCGACGCTCGCCTGACCACTCAGATGAAGTCGGTCGGTGAAGTCATGGCTATCGGCCGTACCTTCCAGGAATCCCTGCAGAAAGCCCTGCGCGGTCTGGAAGTCGGCGTCTGCGGTCTCGATCCAAAGCTGGATCTGAGCCATCCGGAAAGCATGAGCACCCTCAAGCGCGAGCTGACCGTTCCGGGTGCAGAGCGCATCTGGTACGTCGCCGACGCTTTCCGTGCTGGTCTGACCGTCGAAGAAATCTTCGAAATGAACATGATCGACCCTTGGTTCCTGGTGCAGATCGAAGATCTGATCAAGGAAGAAGAAAAGGTCAAGACCCTGGGTCTTTCGGCCATCGATCGTGATCTGATGTTCCGCCTCAAGCGCAAGGGCTTCTCCGATGCGCGTCTGGCCAAGCTGCTGGGCGTTACCGAGAAGAACCTGCGTACTCATCGTCAGAAGCTGGAAGTGTTCCCGGTCTACAAGCGCGTCGACACCTGCGCTGCCGAGTTCGCGACCGACACC encodes:
- the carA gene encoding glutamine-hydrolyzing carbamoyl-phosphate synthase small subunit, whose protein sequence is MTKPAILALADGSIFRGEAIGADGQTVGEVVFNTAMTGYQEILTDPSYAQQIVTLTYPHIGNTGTTPEDAESNRVWSAGLVIRDLPLVSSNWRNKQPLDEYLKANNVVAIAGIDTRRLTRILREKGAQNGCIIAGDNISEEAAIAAARGFPGLKGMDLAKEVSTKESYEWRSSVWSLKTDSHPEIAAAELPYHVVAYDYGVKVNILRMLVERGCRVTVVPAQTPASDVLAYSPDGVFLSNGPGDPEPCDYAIKAIKEVLETEIPVFGICLGHQLLALASGAKTVKMGHGHHGANHPVQDLDTGVVMITSQNHGFAVDESTLPSNVRAIHKSLFDGTLQGIERTDKSAFSFQGHPEASPGPNDVAPLFDRFIEAMAKRR
- the carB gene encoding carbamoyl-phosphate synthase large subunit, with amino-acid sequence MPKRTDIKSILILGAGPIVIGQACEFDYSGAQACKALREEGYRVILVNSNPATIMTDPAMADATYIEPIKWQTVAKIIEKERPDAVLPTMGGQTALNCALDLEREGVLEKFGVEMIGANADTIDKAEDRSRFDKAMKSIGLECPRSGIAHTMEEANAVLEKLGFPCIIRPSFTMGGTGGGIAYNREEFEEICARGLDLSPTKELLIDESLIGWKEYEMEVVRDKKDNCIIVCSIENFDPMGVHTGDSITVAPAQTLTDKEYQILRNASLAVLREIGVETGGSNVQFGICPDTGRMVVIEMNPRVSRSSALASKATGFPIAKVAAKLAVGYTLDELQNDITGGKTPASFEPSIDYVVTKLPRFAFEKFSKADARLTTQMKSVGEVMAIGRTFQESLQKALRGLEVGVCGLDPKLDLSHPESMSTLKRELTVPGAERIWYVADAFRAGLTVEEIFEMNMIDPWFLVQIEDLIKEEEKVKTLGLSAIDRDLMFRLKRKGFSDARLAKLLGVTEKNLRTHRQKLEVFPVYKRVDTCAAEFATDTAYLYSTYEEECEANPSTRDKIMILGGGPNRIGQGIEFDYCCVHAALALREDGYETIMVNCNPETVSTDYDTSDRLYFEPVTLEDVLEIVRVEKPKGVIVQYGGQTPLKLARALEAAGVPIIGTSPDAIDRAEDRERFQQMVERLNLRQPPNATVRSEDEAIRAAAKIGYPLVVRPSYVLGGRAMEIVYQEEELKRYLREAVQVSNDSPVLLDHFLNCAIEMDVDAVCDGTDVVIGAIMQHIEQAGVHSGDSACSLPPYSLPAHIQDEMREQVKKMALELGVVGLMNVQLALQGEDIYVIEVNPRASRTVPFVSKCIGVSLAMIAARVMAGKTLKELGFTKEIIPNFYSVKEAVFPFAKFPGVDPILGPEMKSTGEVMGVGDTFGEAFAKAQVGASEILPTGGTAFISVRNDDKPLVAGVARDLINLGFEIVATAGTAKLIEAAGLKVRRVNKVTEGRPHVVDMIKNDEVTLIINTTEGRQSIADSYSIRRNALQHKIYCTTTIAAGEAICEALKFGPEKTVRRLQDLHAGLKA